The Dyella caseinilytica genome has a window encoding:
- a CDS encoding response regulator: MSRILIGDDDRELCALLSEYLRREGLQVDVVHDGEAVLAQLRDQATRPDLLILDVMLPGRNGLDTLRELRAQHRLPVIMLSGRGEPVDRVVGLELGADDYLSKPCLPRELLARVRAQLRRHTVESVGVLTAGVLRLLPGERRAYAGEQELNLTGAEFALLLMLVQRAGEVIDKTSLTRVALGRELERFDRSIDVHVSRLRHKLAEASPQSPRIDSIRGAGYVLLSNGGGQA; encoded by the coding sequence ATGTCCCGAATACTGATTGGCGACGACGATCGAGAACTCTGCGCACTGCTGTCCGAATACCTGCGCCGCGAAGGCCTGCAGGTCGACGTGGTGCACGATGGCGAGGCCGTATTGGCCCAATTGCGCGATCAGGCCACGCGTCCGGATCTGTTGATCCTGGATGTGATGCTGCCTGGTCGCAACGGGCTTGATACGCTGCGTGAACTGCGTGCGCAGCATCGCTTGCCGGTCATCATGTTGTCCGGCCGTGGCGAGCCGGTGGATCGCGTCGTGGGCCTAGAGCTGGGCGCGGATGACTATCTGTCCAAGCCCTGCCTTCCACGCGAATTGCTTGCACGCGTGCGAGCGCAACTGCGTCGTCATACGGTGGAAAGTGTCGGTGTGCTCACTGCCGGCGTATTGCGTCTGCTACCTGGCGAGCGCCGTGCGTATGCGGGCGAACAGGAACTCAATCTCACCGGCGCCGAATTTGCCTTGCTGCTGATGCTGGTGCAGCGCGCGGGCGAAGTGATCGACAAGACCTCGCTGACACGCGTGGCACTTGGGCGTGAACTGGAGCGTTTCGACCGCAGTATTGATGTGCATGTGAGTCGTCTGCGCCACAAGCTGGCGGAAGCTTCGCCGCAATCGCCACGCATCGATTCCATTCGCGGCGCAGGTTATGTGTTGCTGTCCAATGGGGGAGGGCAGGCGTGA
- the fae gene encoding formaldehyde-activating enzyme: MSTSESKTLYIGEGFEGPGVNLAHINVLVGPRNGPAGQAFATALATPSAGHAPFVIIAQPGVPTKPLTLYVNKAQIANDFHGNATWGASQAGIAKAVAESLQEGVLPPEAENDWVVVSANWVNPAADDLDAVYENNYRACKNAILAAMQGLPRREDVFAAAANVSNPFYTPKA, translated from the coding sequence ATGAGCACGTCGGAAAGCAAGACGCTTTACATTGGCGAAGGGTTTGAAGGTCCGGGCGTCAATCTCGCCCATATCAACGTACTGGTTGGACCGCGCAACGGCCCTGCAGGTCAGGCGTTCGCCACAGCGCTGGCGACACCGTCCGCTGGCCACGCGCCATTCGTCATCATCGCCCAGCCGGGCGTGCCGACCAAACCGCTGACGCTGTACGTCAACAAGGCGCAGATCGCCAACGACTTCCACGGCAACGCCACCTGGGGTGCCTCACAGGCAGGCATCGCTAAGGCCGTGGCCGAATCGCTGCAGGAGGGTGTGCTGCCGCCCGAAGCGGAGAACGACTGGGTGGTCGTGTCGGCCAACTGGGTCAACCCTGCTGCGGATGATCTGGATGCGGTTTACGAGAACAACTACCGTGCCTGCAAAAACGCCATCCTCGCGGCAATGCAGGGCCTGCCACGTCGCGAAGACGTTTTTGCGGCGGCTGCCAACGTCAGCAACCCGTTCTACACGCCGAAAGCCTGA
- a CDS encoding aldo/keto reductase, which produces MEYVRLGQSGLKVSRLCLGTMNMGTPRWKPWIFDEAQSEPIVRHALAAGVNFIDLADFYSTGVGEEVVGRILNRLVRREEIVITTKVGYDMGTYPNAGGHSRKHIMDGIDGSLTRLGMDYVDIYMLHYFDVNTPVEETMDALNDIVRAGKARYIGVSTMYTWQLAKIIQACDRNGWARPINMQLQLNLAYREEEREMIPYCADQGLGVSVFSPLARGLLSGDAKSTRNQTDFFTAQMYGDNASLEIAASAVRVAARRGVSAAQVAQAWVLGRSNIDCMLVGADSPAQFDSAVAALNTKLDEDELYELERNYTPCDLINDYTAGLRIARDGRPARGSFADAEEKMA; this is translated from the coding sequence ATGGAATACGTGCGTCTCGGCCAGTCCGGCCTGAAAGTATCGCGCCTGTGCCTGGGCACCATGAACATGGGCACGCCGCGCTGGAAACCCTGGATTTTTGACGAGGCGCAGAGCGAGCCGATTGTGCGTCATGCATTGGCCGCGGGCGTCAATTTCATCGATCTGGCTGATTTCTATTCGACGGGTGTGGGCGAAGAAGTGGTTGGTCGCATCCTCAATCGACTGGTGCGTCGCGAAGAAATCGTGATCACCACCAAGGTCGGCTACGACATGGGTACTTACCCCAATGCCGGCGGCCATTCGCGCAAGCACATCATGGATGGCATCGATGGCTCGCTGACGCGCCTTGGCATGGATTATGTCGACATCTACATGCTGCATTACTTCGACGTCAACACGCCGGTGGAAGAAACCATGGACGCGCTGAACGACATCGTTCGCGCTGGCAAGGCACGCTATATCGGTGTTTCCACCATGTACACCTGGCAGCTCGCCAAGATCATCCAGGCGTGTGATCGCAACGGTTGGGCCAGGCCGATCAATATGCAGCTTCAGCTCAATCTCGCCTACCGCGAGGAAGAGCGTGAAATGATTCCGTATTGTGCGGATCAGGGCCTTGGCGTATCCGTGTTCAGTCCGCTTGCCCGTGGATTGCTCAGCGGCGATGCGAAGTCCACGCGCAACCAGACCGACTTCTTTACCGCGCAGATGTATGGCGACAACGCCTCGCTGGAAATCGCAGCCTCCGCCGTGCGCGTAGCGGCGCGGCGCGGTGTGTCGGCGGCCCAGGTCGCGCAGGCATGGGTGCTGGGGCGGTCGAACATTGACTGCATGCTGGTCGGTGCGGATTCCCCGGCGCAGTTCGATAGTGCGGTGGCAGCGCTCAATACCAAGCTCGACGAGGATGAGCTGTACGAACTGGAGCGAAACTACACCCCGTGCGATCTGATCAACGACTACACCGCTGGTCTGCGCATTGCGCGTGACGGCCGCCCGGCACGCGGCTCCTTCGCTGACGCAGAGGAGAAAATGGCATGA
- a CDS encoding BON domain-containing protein, whose amino-acid sequence MRNKSILCKSIIAGSVMMAFAAAPFSLMAQSASPSSSMQQQQPASTTPSTPSSNETVPGKVDDTWITTKVKSKLAAAKGIKASDISVSTTDGVVTLTGTATSTKERTRAEHLAKQVKGVKSVDGSGLTISAASDSNSSSSTPPTSGG is encoded by the coding sequence ATGCGCAACAAGTCCATTCTGTGCAAATCCATCATCGCCGGCAGCGTCATGATGGCTTTCGCCGCCGCACCCTTCTCTCTCATGGCACAGAGTGCATCCCCATCATCCAGCATGCAGCAGCAACAGCCTGCAAGCACGACGCCTTCGACGCCGTCGAGCAATGAAACGGTGCCGGGCAAGGTGGATGACACCTGGATTACGACCAAGGTCAAATCCAAGTTGGCGGCAGCCAAAGGGATCAAAGCGTCGGATATCTCCGTCAGCACCACCGACGGCGTGGTCACATTGACAGGCACCGCGACATCAACGAAGGAAAGGACTCGCGCCGAACATCTGGCTAAACAGGTGAAAGGCGTGAAGAGCGTGGATGGCAGCGGTTTGACGATCAGTGCAGCGAGCGACAGCAACAGTAGCAGCTCGACACCACCGACATCGGGTGGTTGA
- a CDS encoding MFS transporter → MGSGDGQVSAADGRGRADVRQRHVEEKILLDDVPLNFFHCKIAALTFGAHLTEGYAIGTIAYALAPFLNQMLGVQAEHRALWAGLIGSSTLIGIFLGSLVFGWLSDRVGRQKIFLLSFVIITATAFAQFYASTPLILCVLRVILGIGMGGDFAVGHAILAEFSPRKHRGLLLGSFSVIWTIGYAVANVIGMEYVHHSSSPDAWRWLLASSGVPALIVLILRMGTPESPRWLFDKGRVAEADAVVRKCFGKQVRLDTSVQNHHHSGGFARLFKQDLLRRTLFNCIFFTCLVMPYFAVFTFLPSILSALHLPEGSSDLLSNGLLVVGAIIGIWLTVVLPRRTFLIGSFAVTAIALIGLCVWPTATVVTLVLLFGVFTLVLSAVSNLVGVYPPECFPTEVRASGVGFAIACSRIGSAVSVFLLPIGVKQFGLETMLMALAALLLIGMVVSIAWAPETRNLRLNDAANT, encoded by the coding sequence ATGGGTAGTGGAGATGGCCAGGTGTCGGCTGCGGATGGGCGTGGTCGCGCGGATGTACGGCAACGACACGTAGAAGAAAAGATTTTGTTGGACGACGTTCCGCTCAATTTTTTCCATTGCAAGATTGCCGCGCTGACCTTTGGCGCGCATCTCACGGAAGGTTACGCCATTGGGACCATCGCTTATGCGTTGGCGCCCTTTTTGAACCAAATGCTAGGGGTTCAGGCCGAGCACCGCGCGCTATGGGCGGGGTTGATCGGTAGTTCCACCCTGATCGGCATCTTCCTGGGCAGTCTGGTGTTTGGCTGGTTATCCGATCGCGTTGGCAGGCAAAAGATCTTTTTGCTCAGCTTCGTGATCATCACTGCAACGGCGTTCGCTCAGTTCTACGCATCCACACCGCTGATTCTGTGCGTGCTGCGCGTAATACTCGGTATAGGTATGGGCGGAGATTTTGCCGTAGGTCATGCCATCCTCGCGGAGTTTTCACCACGCAAACACCGCGGCTTGCTGCTGGGCTCCTTCAGTGTGATATGGACGATCGGTTATGCGGTCGCCAATGTGATCGGCATGGAGTACGTCCACCACTCATCAAGTCCGGACGCATGGCGTTGGCTGCTCGCTTCCTCTGGTGTGCCAGCTTTGATCGTCCTGATTCTGCGCATGGGTACACCAGAGTCGCCACGGTGGCTGTTTGACAAGGGGCGCGTGGCTGAAGCGGATGCCGTCGTACGGAAATGCTTTGGGAAACAGGTGAGGCTGGATACCAGCGTACAAAATCATCATCATTCGGGTGGCTTCGCACGCTTGTTCAAGCAAGATCTGCTGCGGCGAACGCTGTTCAATTGCATCTTCTTCACGTGCTTGGTGATGCCCTATTTTGCAGTCTTCACATTTCTGCCGAGCATTCTTAGCGCCTTACATCTTCCGGAAGGCAGTTCGGATCTACTGTCCAATGGCCTGTTGGTTGTTGGAGCGATCATTGGCATTTGGCTTACGGTGGTATTGCCGAGGCGCACGTTCCTGATTGGATCCTTTGCTGTGACGGCCATCGCGCTTATCGGTTTGTGCGTCTGGCCTACCGCTACTGTTGTCACGCTGGTGTTGCTCTTTGGCGTGTTTACGTTGGTGCTCTCGGCAGTATCCAATCTGGTGGGCGTTTATCCACCGGAGTGCTTTCCTACCGAGGTGCGCGCTAGTGGCGTGGGATTTGCCATCGCGTGCAGTCGTATTGGGTCGGCGGTCAGCGTGTTTCTGCTGCCTATCGGTGTGAAACAATTCGGCCTTGAAACGATGTTGATGGCATTGGCTGCTTTGCTGCTGATTGGCATGGTCGTGTCGATTGCGTGGGCACCGGAAACGCGGAATTTGCGTTTGAACGATGCTGCCAACACATGA
- a CDS encoding methyl-accepting chemotaxis protein, translating to MIRYTIKLRMGARLGLLLLFLMAIGIVGIYGIERANAGAERLYRVDVLALADSGHRLNVSDAHERAAAAQVFEQHLALAQAHYSEIAAEGHYIGDVALGVVLFGLLLTVVSDGLFVRSITARIRAALELARTVASGRLDNHIPTLYSDEIGELRSAFREMDEHLSSVIRRVRGSADTVNGTSRALASGNSELAALMHEQASSLSEAATSMEAMAQIIRRTANNAGEADQLAAQARAQAERGGTAMAQMTQAMEAIGQSSHRIADITGEIDGIAFQTNLLALNAAVEAARAGEQGRGFAVVAEEVRNLAQRSAGAAREIKRVIGESQTTVAEGAQWVHRSCVDFEDIMQSIRKLSDIVGEIAAASEHQAADVAQVSTTVTRMNTSMSKHHDQVQTVNHASQALLEQAGMLANEVEYFNFAAESQAVTA from the coding sequence ATGATTCGCTATACGATCAAACTACGCATGGGTGCGCGGCTGGGCTTGCTGCTGCTGTTCCTGATGGCTATCGGCATCGTAGGCATTTACGGGATCGAGCGCGCCAATGCTGGTGCTGAGCGGCTTTATCGCGTGGATGTACTGGCCTTGGCTGACTCAGGTCATCGACTGAATGTGTCTGACGCGCATGAACGTGCAGCCGCTGCGCAAGTCTTCGAGCAACATCTTGCGCTTGCACAAGCCCATTACAGCGAGATCGCGGCCGAAGGGCATTACATAGGCGATGTTGCGCTGGGTGTGGTGTTGTTCGGTCTGCTGCTTACCGTCGTGAGCGATGGCTTGTTTGTGCGTTCCATTACCGCACGCATCCGCGCAGCGCTAGAGCTGGCCCGCACGGTGGCGAGCGGCAGGCTCGACAACCATATTCCTACACTGTACAGCGATGAAATCGGCGAGTTGCGCTCAGCGTTCCGCGAAATGGACGAACATCTGTCCAGCGTGATTCGCCGTGTACGTGGCAGTGCGGATACAGTCAACGGAACGTCGCGCGCTTTGGCGTCCGGTAATAGCGAGCTGGCTGCGCTGATGCACGAGCAGGCTTCGTCCCTCAGCGAAGCGGCCACCAGCATGGAGGCCATGGCGCAAATCATCCGGCGCACAGCCAACAACGCCGGTGAGGCGGACCAGCTCGCCGCACAGGCACGTGCACAGGCCGAACGCGGTGGCACGGCCATGGCGCAAATGACGCAGGCCATGGAAGCCATAGGCCAGTCCAGTCATCGTATCGCCGACATCACGGGCGAGATCGATGGCATCGCGTTCCAGACCAATCTGCTGGCCTTGAATGCTGCCGTGGAAGCGGCGCGTGCCGGCGAACAAGGGCGCGGTTTTGCGGTAGTCGCCGAGGAAGTGCGCAATCTGGCACAACGCAGTGCTGGGGCCGCGCGCGAGATCAAGCGCGTGATCGGTGAGAGCCAGACTACTGTTGCAGAGGGGGCGCAGTGGGTGCATCGCTCCTGCGTCGATTTTGAGGACATTATGCAGAGCATACGCAAGCTCAGCGACATCGTGGGCGAAATTGCCGCGGCCAGCGAGCATCAAGCGGCCGACGTTGCACAGGTAAGCACGACGGTAACGCGCATGAACACCAGCATGAGTAAACATCATGACCAGGTGCAGACCGTCAATCACGCAAGCCAGGCCCTGCTCGAACAGGCCGGCATGCTCGCGAATGAAGTGGAATATTTCAACTTTGCCGCTGAATCGCAGGCGGTGACGGCGTGA
- a CDS encoding sensor histidine kinase, protein MNSFKSPFRSPLFWRLLIFFCIANLLVLVLGSWLTSRFIAFSAEQGVDWPVLAQAAEDAYDNGGLAGLDTWAQQQHAEGIEATLYENGVPLRDIHLPGPMRDSLPQWLATGHSIELNPFPGFYMAVEPVTGNDGHARQLVGLSSSRARIPRHMREKILLGVQLGLSLLLIGGIGWWVARSVSRPVEAMRNATRNMAAGKFATRVDRRWTDAHDELGQLARDFNGMAERIEILVAHDRGVLQDLSHELRSPLARLHLILDLAQHSADPKEAEAHFKHAEREIARMDRMTAEMLALSRLEGGLPGMECESVDVADLARERLNAAKVEAEARGVQLHAVDSAPVTVWGSGILLERALDNVIANAIKFSPAEGQVDVSVAKHDGQVEVRIRDHGPGVPAEELGSLFRPFFRGTNAVHANGHGLGLTIVQRVMQVHGGDVTARNAEGGGLEIIMRLPPDNGLDHA, encoded by the coding sequence GTGAATTCGTTCAAGAGTCCGTTTCGCAGTCCGTTGTTCTGGCGGCTGTTGATTTTCTTCTGCATCGCCAATCTGCTGGTGCTGGTGCTGGGAAGTTGGCTCACCAGCCGTTTCATCGCCTTCTCCGCCGAGCAAGGCGTCGATTGGCCCGTGCTGGCACAAGCCGCCGAAGATGCTTACGACAATGGCGGTCTGGCAGGGCTCGACACCTGGGCACAACAGCAGCATGCCGAAGGTATCGAAGCGACGCTGTATGAAAATGGCGTGCCCTTGCGCGATATCCATCTGCCGGGGCCTATGCGTGATTCGTTGCCGCAATGGCTGGCAACGGGTCACAGCATTGAACTGAATCCCTTTCCCGGCTTTTACATGGCTGTGGAACCGGTGACCGGCAATGATGGACACGCGCGGCAGCTGGTAGGCCTCAGCAGTTCACGCGCGCGCATTCCGCGGCATATGCGGGAAAAGATCCTGCTCGGCGTGCAGTTGGGATTGTCACTACTGTTGATCGGCGGCATCGGCTGGTGGGTTGCGCGTAGCGTGTCGCGTCCGGTCGAGGCGATGCGCAACGCTACACGCAACATGGCAGCGGGAAAATTCGCGACACGCGTGGATAGACGCTGGACCGATGCCCATGACGAGCTTGGCCAACTGGCGCGTGATTTCAACGGCATGGCTGAGCGAATCGAAATACTGGTCGCGCATGATCGCGGCGTTCTGCAGGATCTGTCGCATGAATTGCGCTCACCCTTGGCACGTTTGCACCTGATTCTGGACCTGGCCCAGCACAGCGCTGATCCGAAGGAAGCGGAGGCTCACTTCAAACATGCCGAGCGAGAGATTGCACGCATGGACCGGATGACCGCTGAAATGCTGGCCCTGTCGCGGCTTGAAGGTGGTCTGCCGGGGATGGAGTGCGAATCAGTAGACGTGGCGGACCTTGCGCGTGAGCGCCTAAACGCAGCGAAGGTGGAGGCCGAAGCACGCGGCGTTCAACTGCATGCGGTCGATAGCGCACCAGTAACCGTCTGGGGTAGCGGCATTCTGCTGGAACGCGCGCTGGACAACGTGATCGCCAATGCCATCAAGTTCAGTCCCGCAGAAGGGCAGGTCGACGTCAGCGTCGCTAAACATGATGGACAGGTCGAAGTGCGTATCCGCGATCATGGTCCGGGTGTGCCAGCGGAGGAACTCGGCTCGCTGTTCCGTCCATTCTTTCGTGGCACGAACGCAGTGCACGCCAATGGACACGGTCTCGGACTGACCATTGTGCAGCGTGTCATGCAGGTACATGGCGGTGACGTGACAGCACGCAATGCGGAAGGCGGCGGACTTGAGATCATCATGCGGTTGCCGCCAGATAACGGCTTGGATCATGCCTGA
- a CDS encoding inorganic phosphate transporter — protein sequence MQTEVAVATTASSSQGSGRIFGIIFGLILLVGVGYAAVHLMDDLSIVRTHSTTPFILLGVALLIALGFEFVNGFHDTANAVATVIYTHSLQPNLAVIWSGFFNFLGVLTSTGAVAFTVVSLLPVELILQVGSGAGFAMVFALLLAAILWNLGTWYFGLPNSSSHTLIGSIIGVGLANQLTAVKTGTSGVDWGAAMNVFKGLVFSPIAGFLLAGLLMVLAKALIKIPALYRAPEGNKPPPWPIRLLLILTCTGVSFSHGSNDGQKGMGLIMLILIGTVPTAYALNGAVSGGQVKTFHQVSVEAQQVLTTLDHGIVFTGNPRDAVTVAVQQRKLQADTVPALSQLITEIDQQVGNRTSLRAVPQEQMGNVRNDIYLANSAIPMLLAQPDLSEDQQKILTTWRGLGVKATQFIPLWVKVAVALALGLGTMVGWKRIVVTVGEKIGKEHLTYAQGASAELVAMALIQAADMYHLPVSTTHVLTSGVAGTMAANGSGLQWSTVRNLLMAWVLTLPASILLAGVLFILLKHVF from the coding sequence ATGCAGACTGAAGTCGCTGTAGCTACAACCGCGTCATCAAGCCAAGGTTCGGGACGCATTTTCGGCATCATTTTCGGGTTGATTCTGCTGGTGGGCGTCGGGTACGCGGCGGTGCACCTGATGGACGATCTTTCGATCGTCCGCACCCATTCCACGACACCTTTCATCCTGCTCGGCGTCGCCTTGCTGATCGCTCTGGGCTTTGAGTTCGTCAACGGTTTCCACGACACCGCCAACGCGGTCGCCACAGTGATCTACACGCACTCGCTGCAGCCCAATCTGGCGGTGATCTGGTCGGGCTTTTTCAACTTTCTGGGTGTGCTGACATCGACGGGCGCGGTGGCCTTTACCGTAGTGTCACTGCTGCCGGTGGAGCTGATCCTGCAGGTGGGCAGCGGCGCAGGTTTCGCCATGGTGTTCGCGTTGCTGCTTGCGGCCATTCTGTGGAATCTCGGCACTTGGTATTTCGGGTTGCCGAATTCTTCCTCGCATACCTTGATCGGATCGATCATTGGCGTCGGCCTGGCCAATCAGCTTACGGCCGTCAAAACCGGCACCAGCGGCGTGGATTGGGGCGCCGCGATGAACGTGTTCAAAGGATTGGTGTTCTCGCCCATCGCCGGCTTTCTCCTGGCTGGCCTGCTGATGGTGCTGGCCAAGGCGCTGATAAAAATTCCCGCGCTCTATCGTGCACCGGAGGGCAACAAGCCGCCGCCGTGGCCGATTCGCTTGCTGCTGATCCTCACCTGCACCGGCGTGAGCTTCAGCCACGGCTCCAACGACGGCCAGAAAGGCATGGGCTTGATCATGCTGATCCTGATCGGCACGGTGCCAACGGCCTATGCCTTGAACGGCGCGGTATCAGGTGGACAGGTGAAGACCTTTCACCAGGTTTCTGTCGAAGCGCAGCAAGTACTGACCACGCTCGATCACGGCATCGTCTTCACAGGCAATCCACGCGATGCTGTGACGGTCGCCGTTCAACAGCGCAAGCTTCAGGCAGACACGGTGCCGGCCTTGTCGCAATTGATCACCGAGATCGATCAACAAGTGGGCAACCGCACCTCCCTGCGCGCAGTGCCGCAGGAGCAGATGGGCAACGTTCGTAATGACATCTATCTGGCCAATTCAGCCATTCCCATGCTGCTCGCACAGCCGGATCTCAGTGAGGATCAGCAAAAGATCCTGACGACTTGGCGCGGTCTTGGCGTGAAAGCCACACAGTTCATCCCGCTGTGGGTAAAGGTCGCCGTTGCACTTGCGCTCGGCCTTGGCACGATGGTGGGCTGGAAACGTATCGTGGTGACGGTCGGTGAAAAGATCGGCAAGGAACATCTCACCTATGCACAAGGCGCGTCGGCTGAACTGGTGGCGATGGCGCTGATCCAGGCGGCCGACATGTATCATTTGCCAGTCAGCACGACACACGTGCTCACCTCGGGTGTCGCCGGCACCATGGCCGCGAATGGCTCGGGCTTGCAGTGGTCCACGGTGCGCAATTTGCTGATGGCCTGGGTACTGACGCTACCCGCTTCGATTCTGCTGGCAGGCGTACTGTTTATTCTGCTGAAGCACGTCTTCTGA
- a CDS encoding NAD-dependent succinate-semialdehyde dehydrogenase, giving the protein MSDGNQKIDATNLLRSGHYMDGAWCSGSETYPVCNPATGEVIVQVAKGGAAEAQQAVGAAAAAFPAWRALTAKERSNKVRRWGELMLANREALAELLSREQGKPLAEARGEVAYAASFLEWFAEEAKRVYGDVIPSTLPNSRILVLREPVGVVAAITPWNFPLAMITRKAAPALAAGCTMVLKPSEETPLSALALAVLAEQAGIPAGVFNIVSGDAVAIGSVLTGSDVVRKLSFTGSTRTGKLLARQCSDTLKKLSLELGGNAPFIVFDDADIDAAVRGAMASKFRNTGQTCVCVNRFYVQSGIYDAFTQAFAEAVRKLRVGNALTGDFDQGPLINEAALHKVQQHVSDAVSKGAQVLVGGKRHVLGGTFFEPTVLVNASADMLIAQEETFGPVAACFRFDTEAEVIAAANDTPFGLSAYFYTRDMARTWRVASALESGMVGINEGIISTEVAPFGGVKQSGLGREGSKYGIDEYVELKYLMLGGLQA; this is encoded by the coding sequence ATGAGCGACGGCAACCAGAAGATCGACGCAACGAACTTGCTTCGTTCAGGTCATTACATGGATGGCGCCTGGTGCTCGGGTTCCGAGACCTATCCCGTATGCAACCCGGCAACTGGCGAGGTCATCGTCCAGGTCGCCAAGGGCGGCGCCGCTGAAGCGCAGCAGGCGGTGGGCGCGGCAGCCGCGGCATTCCCTGCCTGGCGTGCGCTGACGGCAAAAGAACGCAGCAATAAGGTGCGCCGCTGGGGTGAGTTGATGCTGGCGAATCGCGAGGCGCTCGCTGAGCTGCTTTCGCGCGAGCAAGGCAAGCCGCTGGCCGAGGCACGCGGTGAAGTGGCTTACGCGGCGAGCTTTCTCGAATGGTTTGCGGAGGAAGCCAAGCGTGTCTACGGCGATGTGATTCCCAGCACCTTACCCAATAGCCGGATTCTGGTGTTGCGTGAGCCGGTAGGTGTCGTCGCGGCGATAACACCATGGAATTTCCCGTTGGCCATGATTACGCGCAAGGCTGCGCCAGCGCTGGCAGCGGGCTGCACCATGGTGCTCAAGCCTTCCGAGGAAACGCCGTTGTCGGCACTCGCGCTGGCCGTGCTAGCCGAACAAGCGGGTATACCTGCCGGTGTGTTCAATATCGTCTCGGGCGATGCTGTGGCGATCGGCTCGGTGCTGACCGGCTCCGACGTCGTACGAAAGCTGTCGTTCACGGGCTCCACGCGCACCGGCAAGCTGCTGGCCCGCCAGTGTTCGGACACGCTCAAGAAGCTGTCACTGGAATTGGGCGGCAACGCGCCGTTCATCGTCTTCGATGATGCCGACATTGATGCCGCTGTGCGCGGTGCCATGGCCTCGAAATTCCGCAATACGGGACAGACTTGTGTTTGCGTGAACCGCTTCTATGTCCAAAGTGGCATCTATGACGCATTCACTCAGGCATTCGCCGAAGCTGTGCGCAAGCTGCGCGTAGGTAACGCATTGACGGGCGACTTCGATCAAGGGCCGCTGATCAACGAAGCGGCACTGCATAAGGTTCAACAGCACGTGTCTGATGCCGTGAGCAAAGGGGCTCAGGTGCTGGTGGGTGGAAAGCGCCATGTGCTCGGCGGCACGTTCTTCGAGCCGACCGTCTTGGTGAATGCATCGGCCGACATGCTGATCGCGCAGGAAGAAACCTTTGGCCCCGTTGCGGCTTGTTTCCGTTTCGACACGGAAGCAGAAGTGATTGCTGCCGCCAACGATACGCCCTTTGGTCTGTCCGCGTATTTCTACACGCGTGACATGGCACGCACCTGGCGCGTCGCCAGCGCACTGGAAAGCGGCATGGTCGGCATCAACGAAGGGATCATTTCCACAGAAGTCGCCCCTTTCGGTGGTGTGAAGCAGTCGGGCCTGGGGCGTGAAGGTTCCAAGTACGGCATCGACGAATACGTGGAGCTCAAGTACCTCATGCTGGGTGGTCTGCAGGCGTGA
- a CDS encoding periplasmic heavy metal sensor, translating into MRKTMTLSIILAAALGCSALALAGPGGPGFGPGGHGHHGGFDQFRGLNLTDAQKTQVKQIEQQSFSSLKTQFQAVRQDRQALETLAPNSSGYQAAAATLAQAEASLVSARITAQAANTAQIYTSVLTSAQQTQYTANKAAFQARMQQWQQFKAEHPVTSTSSSQQ; encoded by the coding sequence ATGCGCAAGACAATGACCCTGTCGATCATCCTGGCTGCGGCCCTTGGCTGCTCCGCGCTGGCACTCGCCGGCCCGGGTGGTCCGGGTTTCGGCCCCGGTGGCCATGGCCACCACGGTGGCTTCGACCAGTTCCGCGGCCTGAACCTGACTGACGCCCAGAAGACCCAGGTCAAGCAGATCGAGCAGCAGAGCTTCAGCTCGCTCAAGACGCAATTCCAGGCCGTGCGCCAGGACCGTCAGGCGCTTGAGACCCTGGCACCGAACTCCTCGGGCTACCAGGCCGCCGCGGCCACTCTGGCCCAGGCTGAAGCCAGCCTCGTGAGCGCCCGCATCACGGCCCAGGCTGCCAACACCGCTCAGATCTACACCTCTGTGCTGACCAGCGCCCAGCAGACGCAGTACACCGCCAACAAGGCTGCGTTCCAGGCCCGTATGCAGCAGTGGCAGCAGTTCAAGGCGGAGCACCCGGTGACGTCGACCAGTTCCTCCCAGCAATAA